In Setaria italica strain Yugu1 chromosome IX, Setaria_italica_v2.0, whole genome shotgun sequence, the genomic stretch CAGTTGTTGAACTAGGAAAGCTTGGAATCCTTAGTTATGCTTATGCTCCTAGAGATATTTGGGGGAAAAGAAATCCCCGAATGTAAAAGTGCGCGATTTGGGGTCCAACAGATGGAGAATTCTAGAAGAACAAGTAACACAAGGACTAGATCATTTATTGTTAACAGCTGGGTCGCCTAGATCTCGAAACCAAAGATTTGATATCTACGCGGGTGACAGTGCGATCAACTCAAACAGAGGAACTGCTGAGATTGTTCCCTTAAAGAAGAATCAGCCATCCAATCCTTTCAATCGATAACCAAGGCAGAGCGGAGGAGAAACGACGGAATCTTGGACGAACAGGGTAAGGAAAGGCGGGGAGATCGCCGGCACCGCACTCACAGGCGTTCGACGCGGCTGGCCTGGTTGCAGGTGACGTGGAACCAGGTGCAGGGGTTGACGAGCGTGGGGTCCCAGCTCTGCAGCACGCCGTTGGGGTCCCTGAGGCGCTGCCGCAGCGCGTAGAGCGCGTCCCCCTCGTCGTTGGACGCGTAGACGACGCCgtgggtggcggcgacggcgaggagcgccgcgaggGCCACGGCGCGAGCCGCCATCGGAGACGGAAACCAGCCGGGGAGAgggagcgaggaggaggaggaggaggagggcagggCTCTCTGCTTCCGCGTTTTCGCTGCGCTCTCCGGTGTGAATACAAGGAAGGGGACGCGCAAGTGGTGTGCTCTCCGGTTCCGCTTCTAGTGGCGCTCTTCTGCTAGGGGGCAGTCAGGTCAACAGAGCTACAGCGTCACGGCGAGCCAGCGAGGACCGGCACGGCAAGTCCACGGTCCAACCACATGTGGACCGGGCGCGGCGAGGGAGCGGAAAAATGCAGGGCGCACCCCGGGAGCCTACCACACCAGCTACTGCCCACCTCGTCGCCATGGAAAAGATCCAGCAGCTTATGAATGTGTGGGGAGGGAGGAAGTTGCGAGGCAACCGTCTGTGTTCTGGCCTGGTCTCCGAGATTTCGCCGGAGCCTATGGAAAGTGTGCGCGGGATGGGCGTGTATGGTTTTTCTCGGTAGGACTGTGCTCAGTGATGGGAGTATTTTAGTTTTtgatcttcgtaataaattagAAATTAACATGTGCTATGTTATCTGCTTGGTAGTTCATTCCTATGCTATTTTTAGCATGATAGAGCATAGTTTAGTTGTTTTGCTAATCCAGCTCACATCAAAAGAATGTGACAACTGACAAGGCAAAGGATCTACCAGCTCACCTGTCTCAGTCACCATGGAAAAAACCTAGGCAATTAATGAGAAAAGGAACTCCGGATGTTAGTTGAGCATCCTTTTCAACTGTTGTGCGTTTGATTTAGGTAGACCAGTCAAGTCCTCTTTGTTCGGCTCTCGTCGAGAGAAAAGGATGAGATAACAATTGCAGCTGCGGAGACAGAATTTGGCACTTGGGTATTTCTGAGTGGCCGAGGAAAAAAACTCCATGGTTAGCATGAAATAAGTTATACATTATTCATTGAAAAATGATGAATAAAATGTATTAAATATTTGATAAATTACAAtataataaatatgtttttataGCTTCTAAATGTTTCATAGCTTATTCTTTGCATAATTTAGTGAGGGAAATATCCGCTCAACACTAGCGGTTGCTATGGGAAGAGTTAGCAAAGCTTGTACAGATCATGCAATGTTTGAAGTTCTCCTTTATTTCAACAAGCATAACACAAAGCCAGAAATATTTTTCTCCAATGAAACGTATCCAAAAAATATTTCGAATAGCGGCAGTTTTCTTCTGAATTTGCGCCAAAGCTCTACAACGTACACACAGATAAACTAAATATTGTACCCATTGTATGTTCTCTGCCATGTATTTTATTCCTATGCTATTTTTAGCATGACAGAGCATAGTTTAGTTGTTTCTGCTAAAAAGTGTAAACAAAGCAAAGATTGTGGTTAAAGCTTTAATGAGAAGCAAGACAAGGCAGGAATTCAGGAGATTAGTTGAGCATCGTTTTTAACTATATTGTGAGAACAACATTGTACGGACATAGGACTGGTTACGAAATGTTCATGTGTTTCATCAAGGTGGTCCGTTTCTAAGGAGAGGAGGGGATTACAGATTCTTTGTTCGGCTCTCGTTAAGATGAGATCACaacttcttttattttggcttcaACTCCAATCCTCCTCAGGCCCAAGAAGGCAGGGCTAACCATTGtagcttctttattttttttgggcTTCGTTTTGAACTCACATGTAAGAAGATAGAATGGGTGTTttgggaggaagaaggattGGGGCAGTAGGACCATGGTCCTAAGCGTTGGGCCCTTTTCTTTTATATTGTAGCTGCAAGTAGAAAGAAAGTCAACTGCAGTCAGCCCATCAACGAGCACCATGGCAGGAGCTGTTACCCATAGCAGGACGCTTGGcaccaagcttggcgccgtagatcttggcaCCGAGCTATTACCCATAGCTCTTGGCATTTCGAACGAAACATGTATAATTATTCCAAGGAGCATGCAACAAACCAGACTACGGTTCAGCTAGTTAGGACGTGTGCATCTTATTCCAAAGGTCTGGATTCGAACACCAACATTGAATCTTTTTTGCtacattttattctttttttctccctccCTCTGCGAGCACGACAACGAAGGGTCGAGTGCGTTCCAGTATACTCGGCCACAGGTGCTCGAGTGCGTCTCATTTCCTTCAATGTTGGGGTTCGAACCCAGACCTTTGGGATAAGATGCGCACATCCTAACCAGCTAAACCGTAGTGTGGTTTGTTGCAtgctcctcggaataattatacatATTTTATTCGAAACGTCAAGAGCTATGGGGTAACAACTCGACTACAAGATCTACGGCGTCAAGTTTGGCGCCATcgacgctggcgccaagccccctgCCATGTCAGCACCTACGTCATCGATGGCGCAACGACCTTGGCGCTAAACTctctggcgccgagacgtgtaagcttgacGCTAGCGTGGATGGCGCTAAGTTAGAGATCCAAATTTTGAAATGTTTCCACCAGGaacctatttgtgagaatctaaaaaaaagctaaaaaataaaaaagtaggTAATCCATTTGCGTGAGAGACTTCTCTTTTGCCGAGGGCAAATTATGCTCAATGCAGGGCAACGATAGACAGGAAGCCAAATTATGTTCAATCCATTTCACCTTGTATGTAAACGAAAAAGGCCATGCCTTTCTTTTGATCAATGTGGCTCTGCGCATGGAAGCTAGTAATCGATGAGAAGAGAACGCATCACAAGCACTCGGTGGTTCGTTGGTCCGTCACGGTGGTTCGGCTCCCCACACTTGGCTTCGTTGATCGCTGGCggcattttctttccttttcttttatttttctctcaaaattttgaaaagcaaaaaaaaagtgagaGAGCGTGTGGTGTTGGCGGTGCGGGTGCCCCGAGGTCGCTGTTCTGGTGGTGTGGACTGTTGAGGAGCTGTGGTGGAGTGATGACGTTATATGGCACATGTTAATGTTTCAATTCAATTGGTTGCCGGTATTGTTGTTGAGTTAAGTGGTATGgtcgtgttgatgtcccaatccaaccggtcggtGTTGTTGTGTTGAGTGGTATAGTTGTgttgatgttccaatccaaccGTCCAATGTTGTGAGTTGAGTTGTATGATTATATTGGTGTCCCAATCTAACCGATCGatgttgtttttattttttgcctAGTCTAAAttcatccttctttttaatataattggcagcTCTTGCGCCAATTCGTTGAAAAACAAGCACTCAGAGTGGATCCGAACACGCTCATTTTCTATTTGGAACGAACTACCGAGTTCAAGTACGAGCTAAAAGCTCCTACCTAAGTTAGTTACGAGTCCACCCACATAATATAGTTGATGACACCAAGGTCAATAAAGTTCAAAATTAAAAGGCCCAGCTAATCGCAGTGAATTTTCTGCCGATTTATCGGTGCCTAATCAAATCAACATACTAGTAGGTGCGCCGTGATCGATCTCTGTTGGATGCCTGCAGTTTGCCGTCGCCGAGCCGCGCGCCGTGGCGTGCGTCCGTGGTCGAGGAACGTCGTAGCCACAGCACGCATCCGGCAAAAGCGCGGCGCGGGGGTCGCGCGCGACGTGTCGCGTGCCGCCGCGACCGCCTCCGGCGACATCCTCGCGGGACGCAGCGACCAGTTCGTCTTCCTCCGCGGATGCATGCATGCCCGTCCTCGTCGTCTTCTCCGGGTCCTTGCCCTATATACGTAGGCCAAGAAGAGATGAACCAGAGAGAGCGTGAGATCGATCGATAAGGAGGGGAACAAGCAGCCGAGGAAGAGCAGGGAGGCCCGGCCAGGACGAGAGCAAGATGGATGAGGAGTACGACGTGATCGTGCTGGGGACGGGGCTCAAGGAATGCATCATCAGCGGCCTCCTCTCCGTCGAAGGCCTCAAGGTGACCCCATCGTGCATTTCTTCAATTCGCTTCCTGTTTCTCTTGTTAGCGAGACGAACAAGAACGTATAAAACTGTAAATGTTTGTTGTTTCTTATTATGCGCACACAGGTTCTCCACATGGATAGGAACGACTACTATGGAGGAGAATCTTCATCCCTGAATCTGACCAAGGTTTGACGACACATTAGCGTGATCCTGTCATTTCTGCTCTGACCAGCTTGTTCCCTTTTGAAATCACATATCCATTCTGATTTCTAACTTTTCTCTCCATATTATGGTACATTTAGCTCTGGAAGAGATTCAAAGGCAATGACAGCCCTCCTGAACATCTGGGTGTCAGCAAGGAATACAATGTCGACATGGTACCCAAGGTTTGCCGCCACCTGAGATCTTCAACTCCAGTTTCTGTTTCTCCTTTAGAATGTTCGCCATCATGTGCAGAGCCGCTGATCGAAATAAACTAATTCTGAATTTGCAGTTCATGATGGCAAACGGTGCACTGGTTCGTGTCCTGATCCACACCAGTGTTACAAAGTATCTAAACTTCAAGGCCGTCGACGGCAGCTTTGTGTACAACAATGGGAAGGTAATGAGTCTTGTGCATTGAGATATCAGATATCATCCAATCGTCCAACATGTATGCATGCTGAATCAGATTCATCCTTGCTTGTTTGGTAATGATCATAGATCCACAAAGTCCCTGCCACAGATGTTGAGGCCTTGAAGTCTAACCTGATGGGCCTGTTCGAGAAGCGCCGTGCTAGGAAGTTCTTCATATACGTGCAGGATTACGATGAGGAGGACCCCAAATCGCACGAGGGCCTGGATTTGACCAAGGTTACGACAAGGGAAGTTATCTCGTAAGTCGCTTTCAGTTCTTCTCCACTTACTAGAAGTTGGAAAGCTAActacttgtatttttttttcaataattccTAATCCAAAGATTACGTTGTTTTCTTGGATCAGCAAATATGGATTGGAGGATGATACAGTAGACTTTATTGGGCATGCGTTAGCGCTTCATCGGGATGACAGCTATCTGGATGAGCCTGCACTTGACACTGTCAAGCGAATGAAGGTCCTTCCCGGCCTTTGTTATTGATGTCTGGTCTCTGTTTTCCTCCCATTTTGTGTGATCCTCTTCAGCACTCAATACACGATTACACAAACAAAGATCAAGTTAAGAACATGCATGTTTAAATGGACTTCAAAATGACATCTACTAGTTTTACATTGCCTTTTTACTTAGTTCTTGGAATATTATCCCCATAGGGGGAAAAAATGAACAAAAGTCTAATGTTGGTCCTCTGTTTCAATAGCTTTATGCAGAATCACTGGCTCGCTTCCAAGGCGGGTCCCCATACATCTATCCTCTATATGGTTTAGGAGAACTCCCTCAGGTCAGCCCTATAATGCTACAACGAATCAACTAACACGCTGTTTAAGCTTCATGATAAACTGAAAATCTGCATGCTGTGAAAGGCTTTTGCCCGTCTGAGCGCTGTTTACGGTGGCACGTACATGCTGAACAAGCCAGAATGCAAGGTAAACTGAAGAATTTCAGTCAGGTCGCAACTTGAGAATGCTCAAATCAAATAGTGGTTTCCAAACTTCTGACGAGAGTATGCCAAACTTGCCAACTGTTTGCAGGTTGAGTTTGATGAGAGTGGCAAAGCATACGGTGTGACTTCTGAAGGAGAGACTGCAAAATGCAAGAAGGTTGTCTGCGATCCATCGTACTTGCCTGAAAAGGTATACATGTTTGTTCTTGTCAGAGCGAAAAGAAAAGATATACGTGTATTGACAAGTCACTTCCACATGTTTTGAGCTTCTAAAATGCTTCAAACAATGAACAGGTGAAAAAGGTTGGAAGGGTGGCGCGTGCGATATGCATCATGAAGCATCCTATCCCCGACACCAAGGATTCACACTCCGTGCAGATCATCCTCCCAAAGAAACAGCTAAAGCGCAAATCAGACATGTAAGTTGTAAGCCATCTGGATACTGGAGCATTAACAGTGCAACATGTGCTACTATTTAATTGGTTCTTGTTGTAGTAATAAGGCACTGACGACATCATACAACACACAAGTATATTAATAGAACAGATCACATAAAGGTGTCTATTCTCAGATAATCTGAATTTTGTTGTTCCTTTGCAGGTACGTGTTCTGTTGCTCTTACGCTCATAATGTTGCACCGAAAGGCAAATTCATCGCTTTCGTCTCGACTGAAGCTGAGACTGACAAGCCCGAGATCGAGCTGAAACCCGGGATCGATCTGCTCGGCCCTGTGGAGGAGACATTCTTCGACATCTATGACAGATATGAACCAATTAACAATCCTGAGGAGGATAGTTGTTTCTTGACAAATGTAAGTACATGCAGCTACAGTCTCTACAGTAAAAAAATACCACACTTTACAAGTGTTGATAAGTATGCCTTCGTTTTTGCAGAGCTACGATGCTAG encodes the following:
- the LOC101762296 gene encoding guanosine nucleotide diphosphate dissociation inhibitor At5g09550, with translation MDEEYDVIVLGTGLKECIISGLLSVEGLKVLHMDRNDYYGGESSSLNLTKLWKRFKGNDSPPEHLGVSKEYNVDMVPKFMMANGALVRVLIHTSVTKYLNFKAVDGSFVYNNGKIHKVPATDVEALKSNLMGLFEKRRARKFFIYVQDYDEEDPKSHEGLDLTKVTTREVISKYGLEDDTVDFIGHALALHRDDSYLDEPALDTVKRMKLYAESLARFQGGSPYIYPLYGLGELPQAFARLSAVYGGTYMLNKPECKVEFDESGKAYGVTSEGETAKCKKVVCDPSYLPEKVKKVGRVARAICIMKHPIPDTKDSHSVQIILPKKQLKRKSDMYVFCCSYAHNVAPKGKFIAFVSTEAETDKPEIELKPGIDLLGPVEETFFDIYDRYEPINNPEEDSCFLTNSYDASTHFETTVKDVLSLYNKITGKELDLSVDLNAASATEQEAA